The following proteins are co-located in the Calliphora vicina chromosome 2, idCalVici1.1, whole genome shotgun sequence genome:
- the cdc14 gene encoding probable serine/threonine-protein kinase DDB_G0282963 isoform X2: MLDDDNNDLLAAASEIQRNRLYFVAFKKNFKPKNTATSHYFSIDDDFIYENFYNDFGPLNICMLYRYCQKLNAKLSNKTLANKKIVHYTSMNPAKRVNAAYLIGAFSIIYLNKSPEEAYRPLVMGEIPAYTRFCDASYGPSGYKISLIDCLNAVSKSLKAGFFNFDDFHAEEYEYFERVENGDFNWIVPQKFIAFCGPHQKSKTLPNGYPCHSPETYFEYFRDNNVTTIIRLNAKVYHASSFENAGFDHKDLFFIDGSTPSDLILKKFLTICETTKGAIAVHCKAGLGRTGSLIGAYIMKHYNFSALEAIAWLRLCRPGSVIGHQQQWMEDKQSWLWSEGERVRKRAGTCCPVHKYGIYSLLYKSGSAGQLHSNENNTEMLMTRVKGISQKVDTMHLNEEDRTDSNQLDSLESYENGNKTITPRTRLLMAAKDGAITPPTSASDNDNDNDVTETEEDSTTSNTNSTFIVSRRRKSPTTVASTKTSSVTTTTTTLRSSPAPTGGGGGGGLGVNVTPAVTEITLRRTPPLLGNGHALISTTTSSTTVTTNSHVAAPLYSEKKLKKPSTTYEPAALQRPTIASTVKMTQAAIEKTKAQTQGDKLNQIKAMRRQHNSRSGGSTGETDNPLRHTRARSQPFRNNNNLVNMLATTTTTTTGLKGQDCLDSNAAVTATNNLLNNINNNNNNNNCNSNINNNNNNNNSVGSTTTSTTATTNLTSATTTIGLNNVNSTITTRARSLAIYSKRMGLMHLRKAEQQQISNNVTAANNNNNNANTVSSTTTPSLLPHHHHHATSPTLSSLSKQTKTYNNTLISSTTNESKIPIVRATAALIDLNVAINHGGGVVGSSATIPPSRSSNRLSAAAAMNVTSHHHMTLRGRSRLRYHRHQDGGGGAGGGQQAPPCTMTTARYYRDVSALPSAIQLGGGASGAGGGGGITTRSSSATLDLNSNPLPSGTLLGNMNKSNNNNNNNSNNSNNNSNSSSSTTTTTTCSNNTHSSSNKLEERILRTNTKSSCTSANHSNSSSDAETLKSTHSNNTNRLSRTSQRSLPSTTTGIPCSSQYGGVGGGGFSNIKRNKRSLSSTRIEKDKCDEYNTKLLRKTNNQISSSTASNNNNSSSTTNAGGNTLTSATGGGGGSFRTRHRQTAASNLESSTASSTSSASTSGIPTPTSQGLYMPRSAKYAAAVMAAEQRDHQQQQHQHQQQQRLSLKLRKKISY, encoded by the exons ATCGTTTATATTTTgtggcatttaaaaaaaatttcaaaccaaaaaacaCTGCAACCAGTCATTATTTTAGCATCGATGATGATTTCATTTACGAAAATTTCTACAATGATTTTGGTCCCTTAAACATTTGCATGCTGTACAGATATTGCCAGAAATTGAATGCCaaattaagtaataaaactTTGGCCAATAAGAAAATTGTCCATTACACCTCCATGAATCCGGCTAAAAGGGTAAATGCAGCCTATTTAATAGGAGCATTTTCG ATAATTTACCTCAACAAATCACCCGAAGAAGCTTATCGTCCTCTGGTCATGGGCGAAATACCAGCCTATACACGTTTTTGTGATGCTTCTTATGGTCCCAGTGGCTATAAAATTTCCCTTATCGATTGTCTGAATGCCGTCTCCAAATCATTAAAGGCtggtttctttaattttgaTGACTTCCACGCCGAGGAATATGAATATTTTGAGCGTGTAGAGAACGGCGATTTCAATTGGATTGTACCGCAAAAGTTTATTGCCTTTTGTGGACCCCATCAAAAGTCCAAAACACTGCCAAACGGTTATCCGTGTCATTCGCCGGAAAcctattttgaatattttcgcGACAATAATGTAACGACCATTATACGTTTGAATGCCAAGGTTTATCATGCTTCCAGTTTTGAGAATGCCGGTTTCGACCATAAAGATCTATTTTTCATAGATGGTAGTACGCCAAGCGATTTAATATTGAAGAAATTCTTAACGATATGTGAAACGACAAAGGGTGCCATAGCAGTGCATTGTAAAG ctgGTCTTGGACGCACTGGTAGTTTAATTGGTGCTTATATTATGAAACATTACAATTTCTCAGCTCTGGAAGCTATTGCTTGGTTACGTTTATGCCGTCCTGGCTCTGTTATCGGCCATCAACAACAATGGATGGAAGA CAAACAATCTTGGCTGTGGTCTGAGGGCGAACGCGTGCGTAAACGTGCTGGTACATGTTGTCCCGTACACAAATATGGCATTTATAGTTTGTTGTATAAAAGTGGTTCTGCTGGTCAGTTACATTCGAATGAAAACAATACCGAAATGTTAATGACACGAGTTAAAGGCATTTCGCAAAAGGTCGATACCATGCATTTGAATGAAGAGGATCGTACGGATTCGAATCAATTGGATTCGTTGGAGTCTTATGAAAATGGTAATAAAACTATAACGCCTAGAACACGTCTGCTAATGGCGGCCAAAGATGGTGCCATCACACCGCCTACAAGTGCTAGTGATAATGATAATGACAATGATGTTACAGAAACGGAAGAAGATTCTACAACTTCCAATACCAATAGCACATTTATAGTGTCACGTAGACGCAAATCACCTACTACAGTGGCTAGTACTAAGACCAGCAGTGTCACCACTACTACCACGACCTTAAGAAGTTCACCAGCTCCCACGGGTGGTGGAGGTGGAGGAGGTCTTGGTGTTAATGTTACGCCTGCGGTAACAGAAATAACATTGCGTAGAACACCGCCTTTACTGGGTAATGGTCATGCTTTGATTTCAACTACAACTAGCTCAACAACTGTCACCACCAACTCGCATGTGGCGGCACCTTTGTATTctgaaaagaaattgaaaaaacccTCGACTACCTATGAACCGGCAGCCTTACAAAGGCCTACCATAGCGTCGACGGTTAAAATGACTCAGGCGGCTATAGAAAAGACCAAGGCACAAACACAGGGTGATAAGCTAAATCAAATTAAGGCCATGCGACGTCAACATAATTCAAGATCTGGTGGTAGTACCGG TGAAACTGATAATCCCTTGCGTCATACCCGGGCCCGTTCACAACCCTTTcgcaataataacaatttggTTAATATGTTGGCCACAACTACTACAACTACAACTGGTCTTAAAGGCCAAGATTGTTTGGATTCGAATGCAGCTGTGACAGctacaaataatttattgaataatattaataacaataacaacaataacaattgcAATAgtaatattaacaataataacaacaacaataacagtgTTGgttcaacaacaacatcaacaacagcaacaacaaatctAACCTCAGCTACCACAACCATTGGTTTGAATAATGTTAACAGTACAATAACAACACGGGCACGCAGTTTAGCTATTTATAGCAAAAG AATGGGTCTAATGCATTTACGTAAAGCTGAACAACAACAGATTTCAAATAATGTCACTGCCgccaataataataacaacaacgcCAATACTGTAAGTTCCACAACAACGCCATCTTTGCTACCACATCATCACCATCATGCAACTTCTCCCACACTCAGTAGTTTGAGTAAACAAACGAAAACCTACAACAATACTTTGATAAGTTCCACCACAAATGAAAGTAAAATCCCCATAGTGAGAGCAACTGCAGCTTTAATTGACTTGAATGTGGCCATTAACCATGGCGGTGGCGTAGTGGGTTCCTCGGCCACTATACCTCCATCAAGAAGTTCTAATAGATTGTCAGCAGCTGCAGCTATGAATGTAACCTCACATCATCATATGACTTTGAGAGGAAGATCACGTTTACGCTATCATCGTCATCAGGATGGTGGTGGCGGTGCAGGTGGTGGACAACAAGCGCCGCCTTGTACTATGACAACAGCTAGATACTATCGAGATGTTTCAGCTCTACCCTCAGCCATACAGTTAGGAGGTGGTGCAAGTGGCGCCGGTGGCGGCGGTGGCATAACAACACGTTCATCTTCAGCTACACTGGATTTGAATTCGAATCCTTTACCCTCTGGCACACTGTTGGGCAATATGAACAAatcgaataataataataataacaactccaacaacagcaacaacaatagcaatagtagtagtagtacaacaacaaccacaacatgTAGCAATAATACCCATAGTAGTAGTAACAAATTGGAAGAACGTATACTGCGTACCAATACAAAATCCTCTTGTACCTCTGCCAATCATTCAAATTCCTCTTCTGACGCTGAAACCCTTAAATCCACACATTCAAACA ATACAAATCGTCTTAGTCGTACATCCCAGCGTTCCTTGCCTTCAACAACGACGGGTATACCTTGTAGTAGCCAGTATGGCGGAGTTGGTGGTGGCGGTTTTAGTAATATAAAACGCAATAAGAGATCGCTGAGCAGTACACGCATTGAAAAGGATAAATGTGATGAGTACAACACCAAATTACTGAGAAAGACCAACAATCAAATTTCCTCCTCCACCGCCtccaacaacaataacagctcTTCTACCACGAATGCTGGAGGCAACACTCTAACTTCTGCAACAGGCGGCGGCGGTGGTAGTTTTCGTACCAGACATCGTCAGACGGCCGCCTCAAATTTGGAATCTTCAACCGCTTCTTCGACTTCTTCGGCCTCCACCTCAGGTATACCAACGCCTACGAGTCAGGGTCTCTATATGCCACGTAGTGCTAAATATGCAGCTGCAGTTATGGCTGCCGAACAACGTGATCATCAGCAACAGCAGCACcaacatcagcagcaacaaCGTTTGTCTTTAAAGTTGCGCAAGAAAATAAGTTACTAG
- the cdc14 gene encoding mucin-5AC isoform X1: MLDDDNNDLLAAASEIQRNRLYFVAFKKNFKPKNTATSHYFSIDDDFIYENFYNDFGPLNICMLYRYCQKLNAKLSNKTLANKKIVHYTSMNPAKRVNAAYLIGAFSIIYLNKSPEEAYRPLVMGEIPAYTRFCDASYGPSGYKISLIDCLNAVSKSLKAGFFNFDDFHAEEYEYFERVENGDFNWIVPQKFIAFCGPHQKSKTLPNGYPCHSPETYFEYFRDNNVTTIIRLNAKVYHASSFENAGFDHKDLFFIDGSTPSDLILKKFLTICETTKGAIAVHCKAGLGRTGSLIGAYIMKHYNFSALEAIAWLRLCRPGSVIGHQQQWMEDKQSWLWSEGERVRKRAGTCCPVHKYGIYSLLYKSGSAGQLHSNENNTEMLMTRVKGISQKVDTMHLNEEDRTDSNQLDSLESYENGNKTITPRTRLLMAAKDGAITPPTSASDNDNDNDVTETEEDSTTSNTNSTFIVSRRRKSPTTVASTKTSSVTTTTTTLRSSPAPTGGGGGGGLGVNVTPAVTEITLRRTPPLLGNGHALISTTTSSTTVTTNSHVAAPLYSEKKLKKPSTTYEPAALQRPTIASTVKMTQAAIEKTKAQTQGDKLNQIKAMRRQHNSRSGGSTGETDNPLRHTRARSQPFRNNNNLVNMLATTTTTTTGLKGQDCLDSNAAVTATNNLLNNINNNNNNNNCNSNINNNNNNNNSVGSTTTSTTATTNLTSATTTIGLNNVNSTITTRARSLAIYSKRMGLMHLRKAEQQQISNNVTAANNNNNNANTVSSTTTPSLLPHHHHHATSPTLSSLSKQTKTYNNTLISSTTNESKIPIVRATAALIDLNVAINHGGGVVGSSATIPPSRSSNRLSAAAAMNVTSHHHMTLRGRSRLRYHRHQDGGGGAGGGQQAPPCTMTTARYYRDVSALPSAIQLGGGASGAGGGGGITTRSSSATLDLNSNPLPSGTLLGNMNKSNNNNNNNSNNSNNNSNSSSSTTTTTTCSNNTHSSSNKLEERILRTNTKSSCTSANHSNSSSDAETLKSTHSNSNLSLDNNNSIQQTQLNINFLSSSSPPIAADTTETSNTSFPHDQPPSHHNLTTTTMPNLLSYSPSLSLATTPTPCSSSASSTPQNLDTNRLSRTSQRSLPSTTTGIPCSSQYGGVGGGGFSNIKRNKRSLSSTRIEKDKCDEYNTKLLRKTNNQISSSTASNNNNSSSTTNAGGNTLTSATGGGGGSFRTRHRQTAASNLESSTASSTSSASTSGIPTPTSQGLYMPRSAKYAAAVMAAEQRDHQQQQHQHQQQQRLSLKLRKKISY; this comes from the exons ATCGTTTATATTTTgtggcatttaaaaaaaatttcaaaccaaaaaacaCTGCAACCAGTCATTATTTTAGCATCGATGATGATTTCATTTACGAAAATTTCTACAATGATTTTGGTCCCTTAAACATTTGCATGCTGTACAGATATTGCCAGAAATTGAATGCCaaattaagtaataaaactTTGGCCAATAAGAAAATTGTCCATTACACCTCCATGAATCCGGCTAAAAGGGTAAATGCAGCCTATTTAATAGGAGCATTTTCG ATAATTTACCTCAACAAATCACCCGAAGAAGCTTATCGTCCTCTGGTCATGGGCGAAATACCAGCCTATACACGTTTTTGTGATGCTTCTTATGGTCCCAGTGGCTATAAAATTTCCCTTATCGATTGTCTGAATGCCGTCTCCAAATCATTAAAGGCtggtttctttaattttgaTGACTTCCACGCCGAGGAATATGAATATTTTGAGCGTGTAGAGAACGGCGATTTCAATTGGATTGTACCGCAAAAGTTTATTGCCTTTTGTGGACCCCATCAAAAGTCCAAAACACTGCCAAACGGTTATCCGTGTCATTCGCCGGAAAcctattttgaatattttcgcGACAATAATGTAACGACCATTATACGTTTGAATGCCAAGGTTTATCATGCTTCCAGTTTTGAGAATGCCGGTTTCGACCATAAAGATCTATTTTTCATAGATGGTAGTACGCCAAGCGATTTAATATTGAAGAAATTCTTAACGATATGTGAAACGACAAAGGGTGCCATAGCAGTGCATTGTAAAG ctgGTCTTGGACGCACTGGTAGTTTAATTGGTGCTTATATTATGAAACATTACAATTTCTCAGCTCTGGAAGCTATTGCTTGGTTACGTTTATGCCGTCCTGGCTCTGTTATCGGCCATCAACAACAATGGATGGAAGA CAAACAATCTTGGCTGTGGTCTGAGGGCGAACGCGTGCGTAAACGTGCTGGTACATGTTGTCCCGTACACAAATATGGCATTTATAGTTTGTTGTATAAAAGTGGTTCTGCTGGTCAGTTACATTCGAATGAAAACAATACCGAAATGTTAATGACACGAGTTAAAGGCATTTCGCAAAAGGTCGATACCATGCATTTGAATGAAGAGGATCGTACGGATTCGAATCAATTGGATTCGTTGGAGTCTTATGAAAATGGTAATAAAACTATAACGCCTAGAACACGTCTGCTAATGGCGGCCAAAGATGGTGCCATCACACCGCCTACAAGTGCTAGTGATAATGATAATGACAATGATGTTACAGAAACGGAAGAAGATTCTACAACTTCCAATACCAATAGCACATTTATAGTGTCACGTAGACGCAAATCACCTACTACAGTGGCTAGTACTAAGACCAGCAGTGTCACCACTACTACCACGACCTTAAGAAGTTCACCAGCTCCCACGGGTGGTGGAGGTGGAGGAGGTCTTGGTGTTAATGTTACGCCTGCGGTAACAGAAATAACATTGCGTAGAACACCGCCTTTACTGGGTAATGGTCATGCTTTGATTTCAACTACAACTAGCTCAACAACTGTCACCACCAACTCGCATGTGGCGGCACCTTTGTATTctgaaaagaaattgaaaaaacccTCGACTACCTATGAACCGGCAGCCTTACAAAGGCCTACCATAGCGTCGACGGTTAAAATGACTCAGGCGGCTATAGAAAAGACCAAGGCACAAACACAGGGTGATAAGCTAAATCAAATTAAGGCCATGCGACGTCAACATAATTCAAGATCTGGTGGTAGTACCGG TGAAACTGATAATCCCTTGCGTCATACCCGGGCCCGTTCACAACCCTTTcgcaataataacaatttggTTAATATGTTGGCCACAACTACTACAACTACAACTGGTCTTAAAGGCCAAGATTGTTTGGATTCGAATGCAGCTGTGACAGctacaaataatttattgaataatattaataacaataacaacaataacaattgcAATAgtaatattaacaataataacaacaacaataacagtgTTGgttcaacaacaacatcaacaacagcaacaacaaatctAACCTCAGCTACCACAACCATTGGTTTGAATAATGTTAACAGTACAATAACAACACGGGCACGCAGTTTAGCTATTTATAGCAAAAG AATGGGTCTAATGCATTTACGTAAAGCTGAACAACAACAGATTTCAAATAATGTCACTGCCgccaataataataacaacaacgcCAATACTGTAAGTTCCACAACAACGCCATCTTTGCTACCACATCATCACCATCATGCAACTTCTCCCACACTCAGTAGTTTGAGTAAACAAACGAAAACCTACAACAATACTTTGATAAGTTCCACCACAAATGAAAGTAAAATCCCCATAGTGAGAGCAACTGCAGCTTTAATTGACTTGAATGTGGCCATTAACCATGGCGGTGGCGTAGTGGGTTCCTCGGCCACTATACCTCCATCAAGAAGTTCTAATAGATTGTCAGCAGCTGCAGCTATGAATGTAACCTCACATCATCATATGACTTTGAGAGGAAGATCACGTTTACGCTATCATCGTCATCAGGATGGTGGTGGCGGTGCAGGTGGTGGACAACAAGCGCCGCCTTGTACTATGACAACAGCTAGATACTATCGAGATGTTTCAGCTCTACCCTCAGCCATACAGTTAGGAGGTGGTGCAAGTGGCGCCGGTGGCGGCGGTGGCATAACAACACGTTCATCTTCAGCTACACTGGATTTGAATTCGAATCCTTTACCCTCTGGCACACTGTTGGGCAATATGAACAAatcgaataataataataataacaactccaacaacagcaacaacaatagcaatagtagtagtagtacaacaacaaccacaacatgTAGCAATAATACCCATAGTAGTAGTAACAAATTGGAAGAACGTATACTGCGTACCAATACAAAATCCTCTTGTACCTCTGCCAATCATTCAAATTCCTCTTCTGACGCTGAAACCCTTAAATCCACACATTCAAACAGTAATTTATCCTTAGATAATAATAATTCAATACAACAAACacaattaaacataaatttcttATCATCTTCTTCTCCCCCCATTGCCGCCGACACAACGGAAACCTCTAACACCTCATTCCCCCACGACCAACCACCATCACATCACAATCTCACCACAACCACCATGCCCAACCTATTATCCTATTCACCCTCCCTATCACTGGCAACCACTCCCACGCCCTGCTCCTCGTCTGCCTCCTCTACCCCACAAAATTTAGATACAAATCGTCTTAGTCGTACATCCCAGCGTTCCTTGCCTTCAACAACGACGGGTATACCTTGTAGTAGCCAGTATGGCGGAGTTGGTGGTGGCGGTTTTAGTAATATAAAACGCAATAAGAGATCGCTGAGCAGTACACGCATTGAAAAGGATAAATGTGATGAGTACAACACCAAATTACTGAGAAAGACCAACAATCAAATTTCCTCCTCCACCGCCtccaacaacaataacagctcTTCTACCACGAATGCTGGAGGCAACACTCTAACTTCTGCAACAGGCGGCGGCGGTGGTAGTTTTCGTACCAGACATCGTCAGACGGCCGCCTCAAATTTGGAATCTTCAACCGCTTCTTCGACTTCTTCGGCCTCCACCTCAGGTATACCAACGCCTACGAGTCAGGGTCTCTATATGCCACGTAGTGCTAAATATGCAGCTGCAGTTATGGCTGCCGAACAACGTGATCATCAGCAACAGCAGCACcaacatcagcagcaacaaCGTTTGTCTTTAAAGTTGCGCAAGAAAATAAGTTACTAG